The following proteins are co-located in the Pseudarthrobacter siccitolerans genome:
- the rpsG gene encoding 30S ribosomal protein S7 — protein MPRKGPAPKRPLVLDPVYGSPLVTQLINKVLVDGKKSTAERIVYGALEGARAKSGGDPVAALKKAMDNVKPSLEVRSRRVGGATYQVPVEVKPGRSTALALRWLVGYSKARREKTMTERLQNEILDASNGLGAAVKRREDTHKMAESNKAFAHYRW, from the coding sequence ATGCCTCGCAAGGGTCCGGCCCCCAAGCGGCCGCTCGTACTAGATCCCGTTTACGGCTCCCCGCTGGTTACCCAGCTCATCAACAAGGTGCTCGTTGACGGCAAGAAGTCCACCGCAGAGCGCATCGTCTACGGTGCCCTCGAAGGCGCACGCGCCAAGTCCGGCGGCGACCCCGTAGCAGCCCTCAAGAAGGCCATGGACAACGTCAAGCCTTCCCTCGAGGTCCGCTCACGCCGCGTCGGTGGCGCCACCTACCAGGTTCCGGTCGAGGTCAAGCCGGGCCGCTCCACCGCACTCGCCCTGCGCTGGCTGGTTGGCTACTCCAAGGCCCGCCGCGAAAAGACGATGACCGAGCGCCTCCAGAACGAAATCCTGGATGCCTCCAACGGTCTCGGTGCCGCTGTGAAGCGTCGCGAAGACACCCACAAGATGGCCGAGTCCAACAAGGCCTTCGCACACTACCGCTGGTAA
- the rpmC gene encoding 50S ribosomal protein L29 yields MAVGSKDLAPAQLDGFDNERLVEELRKAKEELFNLRFQSATGQLENHGRLRAVKKDIARIYTVLRERELGIRAEVAAPVVEAKEEKKSKKAATKKAEKAETVETEEDAK; encoded by the coding sequence ATGGCAGTAGGATCCAAGGATCTGGCTCCCGCACAGCTGGACGGTTTCGACAACGAGCGTCTCGTTGAAGAACTCCGCAAGGCCAAGGAAGAGCTGTTCAACCTGCGTTTCCAGTCCGCCACCGGACAGCTGGAGAACCACGGTCGGCTGCGCGCGGTAAAGAAGGACATCGCCCGCATCTACACCGTTCTCCGTGAGCGCGAGCTGGGCATTCGTGCTGAGGTTGCCGCACCTGTTGTGGAAGCCAAAGAAGAGAAGAAGTCCAAGAAGGCTGCAACCAAGAAGGCCGAGAAGGCTGAAACGGTTGAGACCGAGGAGGATGCCAAGTGA
- the rplP gene encoding 50S ribosomal protein L16, which yields MLIPRRVKHRKQHHPGRSGAATGGTKVSFGEYGIQALSPAYVTNRQIESARIAMTRHIKRGGKVWINIYPDRPLTKKPAETRMGSGKGSPEWWVANVKPGRVLFEISGVEESVAREALRLAIHKLPLKARILRREGGE from the coding sequence ATGCTTATCCCACGTCGAGTCAAGCACCGTAAGCAGCACCACCCGGGTCGTTCCGGCGCTGCTACGGGCGGCACCAAGGTCTCCTTCGGTGAGTACGGCATCCAGGCCCTGAGCCCGGCATACGTCACGAACCGTCAGATCGAGTCTGCCCGTATCGCGATGACCCGCCACATCAAGCGTGGCGGTAAGGTCTGGATCAACATCTACCCGGACCGTCCCCTCACCAAGAAGCCTGCCGAAACCCGCATGGGTTCCGGTAAGGGTTCACCGGAATGGTGGGTCGCAAACGTCAAGCCGGGTCGCGTTCTCTTTGAGATCTCCGGCGTCGAAGAATCGGTAGCTCGCGAGGCACTGCGCCTGGCAATCCACAAGCTCCCGTTGAAGGCACGCATTCTGCGTCGCGAAGGTGGTGAATAG
- the rplB gene encoding 50S ribosomal protein L2, which translates to MGIRKYKPTTPGRRGSSVADFTEITRSTPEKSLVRPLPKKGGRNNTGKITTRHKGGGHKRQYRLIDFRRHDKDGVDARVAEIEYDPNRTARIALLHYVDGTKRYIIAPNKLSQGDFVEAGANADIKPGNNLPLRNIPVGTVIHAVELRPGGGAKMGRSAGASIQLVAKEGRFAQLRLPSGEIRNVDVRCRATVGEVGNAEQSNINWGKAGRMRWKGVRPTVRGVAMNPVDHPHGGGEGKTSGGRNPVNPNGKREGRTRRPNKESDKLIVRRRRTGKNKR; encoded by the coding sequence ATGGGAATCCGTAAATACAAGCCGACTACCCCGGGCCGTCGTGGCTCGAGCGTAGCGGACTTCACCGAAATTACGCGGTCGACGCCGGAAAAGTCGTTGGTACGTCCGCTGCCCAAAAAGGGCGGCCGTAACAACACCGGTAAGATCACCACCCGTCACAAGGGTGGCGGACACAAGCGCCAGTACCGTCTGATCGACTTCCGTCGCCACGACAAGGACGGCGTTGACGCCCGCGTTGCTGAAATCGAGTACGATCCGAACCGCACGGCTCGCATCGCCCTCCTGCACTACGTTGATGGCACCAAGCGTTACATCATCGCCCCGAACAAGCTGTCCCAGGGTGACTTCGTAGAGGCAGGTGCCAACGCTGACATCAAGCCTGGCAACAACCTGCCCCTGCGCAACATCCCGGTGGGTACCGTTATCCACGCAGTTGAACTGCGTCCGGGTGGCGGCGCCAAGATGGGCCGCTCCGCCGGTGCATCCATCCAGCTCGTCGCCAAGGAAGGCCGCTTCGCCCAGCTGCGTCTGCCTTCCGGTGAAATCCGCAACGTTGACGTGCGCTGCCGCGCAACCGTCGGCGAGGTGGGCAACGCCGAGCAGTCGAACATCAACTGGGGCAAGGCCGGCCGTATGCGCTGGAAGGGCGTCCGCCCGACCGTCCGTGGTGTCGCCATGAACCCGGTTGACCACCCGCACGGTGGTGGCGAGGGTAAGACGTCCGGTGGACGTAACCCCGTCAACCCGAACGGTAAGCGGGAAGGCCGCACGCGCCGCCCCAACAAAGAGAGCGACAAGCTAATTGTTCGTCGCCGTCGTACTGGCAAGAACAAGCGATAG
- the rpsS gene encoding 30S ribosomal protein S19 produces the protein MPRSLKKGPFVDQHLFVKVDRENEKGTKNVIKTWSRRSMIIPDMLGHTIAVHDGRKHIPVFVTESMVGHKLGEFAPTRTFRGHVKDDRKGKRR, from the coding sequence ATGCCACGCAGCCTGAAAAAAGGTCCTTTCGTTGACCAGCACCTCTTTGTGAAGGTGGACAGGGAAAACGAAAAGGGCACCAAGAACGTCATCAAGACCTGGTCCCGCCGTTCGATGATCATCCCCGACATGCTCGGGCACACGATCGCCGTACACGACGGACGCAAGCACATCCCGGTGTTTGTCACTGAGTCGATGGTCGGGCACAAGCTCGGCGAATTCGCTCCCACGCGGACATTCCGCGGCCATGTCAAGGACGACCGTAAGGGCAAGCGCCGCTAG
- the fusA gene encoding elongation factor G, with the protein MAQDVLTDLSKVRNIGIMAHIDAGKTTTTERILFYTGVNHKIGETHDGASTTDWMEQEKERGITITSAAVTCFWENNQINIIDTPGHVDFTVEVERSLRVLDGAVAVFDGKEGVEPQSETVWRQADKYNVPRICFVNKMDKLGADFYFTVDTIISRLGAKPLVMQLPIGAENDFIGVVDLLYMRALVWPGDAKGDVTMGAKYEIQEIPADLQAKAEEYRAALVEAVAESSEELMEKYLEGEEISIDELKAGIRKMTINSELYPVFCGSAFKNRGVQPMLDAVIDYLPNPLDVPPMIGHDPRDEEKELTRKPSSEEPFSALAFKIAAHPFFGQLTFVRVYSGHVEAGAQVVNSTKGKKERIGKLFQMHANKEMPVEGATAGHIYAAIGLKDTTTGDTLCDAANQIVLESMSFPEPVISVAIEPNTKGDQEKLSTAIQKLSAEDPTFQVSLNEDTGQTIIAGMGELHLDILVDRMRREFKVEANVGKPQVAYRETIKNVVARHDYTHKKQTGGSGQFAKIQIAIGPLDTSEGELYEFENKVTGGRIPREYIPSVDAGIQDALNDGVLAGYPVVGIKATLIDGAYHDVDSSEMAFKIAGRMAFKEAARKANPVLLEPLMDVEVRTPEEYMGEVIGDLNSRRGQMQSMEDAQGVKVIRAHVPLSGMFGYIGDLRSKTQGRAVYSMTFHSYAEVPKAFADEIIQKNRGE; encoded by the coding sequence GTGGCACAGGACGTGCTTACCGACCTTAGTAAGGTCCGCAATATCGGCATCATGGCCCACATTGATGCCGGCAAGACCACCACCACCGAGCGCATCCTGTTCTACACGGGTGTGAACCACAAGATCGGCGAAACGCACGACGGCGCTTCGACGACTGACTGGATGGAACAGGAAAAGGAACGCGGCATCACCATCACGTCTGCCGCCGTGACCTGCTTCTGGGAAAACAACCAGATCAACATCATCGACACCCCCGGCCACGTTGACTTCACCGTTGAGGTTGAGCGCTCCCTGCGCGTCCTCGACGGTGCCGTCGCCGTCTTCGATGGCAAGGAAGGCGTGGAGCCCCAGTCTGAGACCGTTTGGCGCCAGGCTGACAAGTACAACGTTCCGCGCATCTGCTTCGTCAACAAGATGGACAAGCTCGGTGCCGACTTCTACTTCACCGTAGACACCATCATCAGCCGCTTGGGTGCCAAGCCGCTCGTTATGCAGCTGCCCATCGGTGCCGAGAACGACTTCATCGGCGTCGTGGACCTGCTCTACATGCGTGCACTGGTGTGGCCCGGCGATGCCAAGGGTGACGTCACCATGGGTGCCAAGTACGAGATCCAGGAGATCCCGGCTGACCTGCAGGCAAAGGCTGAAGAGTACCGCGCAGCGCTCGTTGAAGCCGTTGCAGAGTCCTCCGAAGAGCTCATGGAGAAGTACCTCGAAGGCGAAGAGATCTCGATTGACGAGCTCAAGGCCGGCATCCGCAAGATGACCATCAACTCCGAGCTGTACCCGGTGTTCTGTGGCTCCGCGTTCAAGAACCGTGGCGTTCAGCCGATGCTCGATGCTGTCATCGATTACCTGCCGAACCCGCTCGACGTCCCGCCGATGATCGGTCACGATCCGCGCGACGAAGAGAAGGAACTGACCCGCAAACCGTCTTCCGAAGAGCCATTCTCGGCCCTCGCGTTCAAGATTGCAGCGCACCCCTTCTTCGGCCAGCTCACCTTCGTCCGCGTGTACTCCGGTCACGTTGAAGCAGGCGCCCAGGTGGTCAACTCCACCAAGGGCAAGAAGGAGCGCATCGGCAAGCTGTTCCAGATGCACGCCAACAAGGAAATGCCCGTTGAGGGCGCTACGGCCGGCCACATCTACGCAGCCATCGGTCTGAAGGACACCACCACGGGTGACACCCTGTGTGATGCAGCCAACCAGATCGTGCTCGAGTCCATGAGCTTCCCGGAGCCCGTGATCTCGGTCGCCATCGAGCCGAACACCAAGGGTGACCAGGAGAAGCTCTCCACGGCCATCCAGAAGCTCTCCGCTGAGGACCCCACCTTCCAGGTGTCCCTCAACGAAGACACCGGCCAGACCATCATCGCCGGCATGGGCGAACTCCACCTGGACATCCTGGTGGACCGCATGCGCCGCGAATTCAAGGTCGAGGCAAACGTTGGCAAGCCGCAGGTTGCTTACCGCGAAACCATCAAGAATGTTGTTGCGCGTCACGACTACACGCACAAGAAGCAGACCGGTGGTTCGGGCCAATTCGCAAAGATCCAGATCGCCATTGGGCCGCTGGATACTTCCGAAGGCGAGCTTTACGAGTTCGAGAACAAGGTGACCGGTGGTCGTATTCCGCGCGAATACATCCCGTCCGTCGACGCCGGTATCCAGGATGCACTGAACGACGGCGTCCTGGCCGGTTACCCGGTTGTCGGCATCAAGGCAACGCTGATTGACGGCGCTTACCACGATGTTGACTCCTCGGAAATGGCGTTCAAGATCGCCGGCCGGATGGCTTTCAAGGAAGCCGCCCGCAAGGCGAACCCTGTCCTGCTCGAACCGCTGATGGATGTCGAGGTCCGCACCCCTGAGGAATACATGGGTGAAGTTATCGGTGACCTCAACTCCCGCCGTGGCCAGATGCAGTCCATGGAAGATGCACAGGGTGTCAAGGTCATCCGTGCGCACGTCCCGCTGTCCGGCATGTTCGGCTACATCGGCGACCTGCGTTCGAAGACCCAGGGCCGCGCTGTGTACTCCATGACGTTCCACAGCTACGCCGAGGTCCCGAAGGCATTCGCCGACGAGATCATCCAGAAGAACCGCGGCGAATAG
- the rpsC gene encoding 30S ribosomal protein S3, with protein MGQKVNPHGFRLGITTDHVSHWFADSTKAGQRYKDFVREDIRIRQLMSTGMERAGIAKVEIERTRDRVRVDIHTARPGIVIGRRGAEADRIRGELEKLTGKQVQLNILEVKNPEMEAQLVAQGVAEQLTSRVAFRRAMKKAMQSAQRAGAKGIRIACSGRLGGAEMSRSEFYREGRVPLHTLRANIDYGFYEAKTTFGRIGVKVWIYKGDVTAKELAQQAASAPSRGRGPSDRPGRPGGADRGDRRRRNDRPAADAAPAAEAPAAEAAAPAVEGGQA; from the coding sequence GTGGGACAGAAAGTAAACCCGCACGGGTTCCGACTCGGCATCACCACCGATCACGTATCGCACTGGTTCGCTGACAGCACCAAGGCCGGCCAGCGGTACAAGGACTTCGTTCGCGAAGACATCCGCATCCGCCAGCTCATGTCCACGGGCATGGAGCGCGCCGGTATCGCCAAGGTTGAGATCGAGCGCACCCGTGACCGTGTCCGCGTGGACATCCACACGGCCCGCCCGGGCATCGTCATCGGCCGCCGTGGAGCAGAAGCAGACCGCATCCGCGGCGAGCTCGAAAAGCTCACCGGCAAGCAGGTCCAGCTGAACATCCTCGAGGTCAAGAACCCCGAGATGGAAGCACAGCTTGTTGCCCAGGGCGTTGCTGAGCAGCTGACTTCACGTGTGGCATTCCGCCGCGCTATGAAGAAGGCCATGCAGTCCGCACAGCGTGCAGGTGCCAAGGGCATCCGTATCGCCTGCTCGGGTCGACTGGGTGGCGCTGAAATGTCCCGCTCGGAGTTCTACCGCGAAGGCCGTGTGCCCCTGCACACCCTCCGCGCGAACATCGACTACGGCTTCTACGAAGCCAAGACCACCTTCGGCCGCATTGGCGTGAAGGTCTGGATCTACAAGGGCGACGTCACCGCCAAGGAACTGGCCCAGCAGGCCGCTTCCGCCCCGTCCCGTGGACGTGGCCCCAGCGATCGCCCGGGCCGCCCGGGTGGCGCTGACCGTGGTGACCGCCGCCGTCGCAACGACCGTCCGGCCGCTGACGCAGCTCCTGCTGCAGAGGCTCCGGCCGCTGAAGCTGCTGCTCCGGCAGTAGAAGGAGGACAGGCTTAA
- the rplD gene encoding 50S ribosomal protein L4: MANTVQVNLPAEIFDVQTNVPLLHQVVVAQLAAARQGTHKTKTRAEVSGAGRKPFKQKGTGRARQGSIRAPHMTGGGVVHGPTPRDYSQRTPKKMIAAALRGALSDRARNGRIHVVAELVEGTKPSAKTALATLRGVSDRKNLLVVIERANDVAALSVRNLAGVHVLYSDQLNTYDVLVSDDVVFTKAAYEAFVAGKAVAKNEEDAK, from the coding sequence ATGGCTAACACTGTCCAGGTCAACCTGCCTGCAGAGATCTTCGACGTTCAGACCAACGTGCCGCTGCTGCACCAGGTTGTCGTTGCCCAGCTCGCTGCTGCTCGCCAGGGTACCCACAAGACCAAGACCCGCGCTGAAGTTTCCGGTGCAGGACGTAAGCCGTTCAAGCAGAAGGGCACCGGCCGCGCCCGTCAGGGTTCCATCCGTGCTCCGCACATGACCGGCGGTGGCGTTGTCCACGGTCCCACCCCGCGTGACTACAGCCAGCGCACCCCCAAGAAGATGATTGCTGCTGCACTGCGCGGCGCACTGTCTGACCGGGCGCGCAACGGACGCATCCACGTTGTTGCCGAACTGGTTGAGGGCACCAAGCCGTCCGCCAAGACTGCACTCGCAACGCTGCGCGGCGTTTCCGACCGCAAGAACCTGCTGGTTGTCATCGAGCGCGCCAACGACGTTGCTGCACTGTCCGTGCGCAACCTCGCCGGTGTTCACGTTCTGTACTCAGACCAGCTGAACACCTACGACGTTCTCGTGTCTGATGACGTTGTCTTCACCAAGGCTGCCTACGAAGCATTCGTTGCGGGCAAGGCAGTGGCAAAGAACGAGGAGGATGCCAAGTGA
- the rpsJ gene encoding 30S ribosomal protein S10, producing MAGQKIRIRLKSYDHEVIDTSARKIVETVTRAGATVVGPVPLPTEKNVYCVIRSPHKYKDSREHFEMRTHKRLIDIIDPTPKAVDSLMRLDLPADVNIEIKL from the coding sequence ATGGCGGGACAAAAAATCCGCATCCGGCTGAAGTCATACGACCACGAGGTCATTGACACTTCAGCACGGAAGATCGTTGAGACGGTCACGCGCGCAGGCGCAACGGTAGTGGGCCCCGTGCCGCTGCCTACGGAGAAAAACGTGTACTGCGTGATCCGCTCTCCGCACAAGTACAAGGACAGCCGCGAGCACTTTGAAATGCGCACGCACAAGCGTCTTATCGACATCATCGATCCCACGCCGAAGGCTGTCGACTCGCTCATGCGTCTCGACCTGCCGGCAGACGTGAACATCGAAATCAAGCTGTAG
- the tuf gene encoding elongation factor Tu, with protein MAKAKFERTKPHVNIGTIGHVDHGKTTLTAAISKVLYDKYPTLNEKRDFASIDSAPEERQRGITINISHVEYQTEKRHYAHVDAPGHADYIKNMITGAAQMDGAILVVAATDGPMAQTREHVLLARQVGVPYLLVALNKSDMVDDEELLDLVEMEVRELLSSQGFDGDEAPVVRVSGLKALEGDPEWVKSVEDLMAAVDESVPDPIRDRDKPFLMPIEDVFTITGRGTVVTGRAERGTLAINSEVEIVGIRPVQKTTVTGIEMFHKQLDEAWAGENCGLLLRGLKRDDVERGQVVVKPGSITPHTDFEANVYILSKDEGGRHNPFYSNYRPQFYFRTTDVTGVITLPEGTEMVMPGDNTEMTVALIQPIAMEEGLGFAIREGGRTVGSGRVTKINK; from the coding sequence GTGGCAAAGGCAAAGTTCGAGCGGACTAAGCCGCACGTTAACATCGGCACCATTGGTCACGTTGACCACGGTAAGACGACGTTGACGGCCGCCATTTCCAAGGTGCTGTACGACAAGTACCCGACTCTCAACGAGAAGCGTGACTTCGCGTCGATCGACTCTGCTCCCGAAGAGCGTCAGCGCGGCATTACCATCAACATCTCCCACGTTGAGTACCAGACCGAGAAGCGCCACTACGCACACGTAGACGCTCCGGGTCACGCTGACTACATCAAGAACATGATCACCGGTGCTGCCCAGATGGACGGTGCAATCCTCGTGGTTGCCGCCACTGACGGCCCGATGGCACAGACCCGCGAGCACGTTCTGCTCGCCCGCCAGGTTGGTGTTCCCTACCTGCTGGTCGCGCTGAACAAGTCCGACATGGTTGACGATGAGGAACTGCTGGACCTCGTTGAAATGGAAGTTCGTGAGCTCCTGAGCTCGCAGGGCTTCGATGGCGACGAAGCACCGGTTGTCCGCGTTTCCGGCCTGAAGGCCCTGGAAGGCGACCCCGAGTGGGTCAAGTCCGTTGAGGACCTGATGGCAGCTGTGGATGAGTCCGTTCCGGACCCCATCCGCGACCGCGACAAGCCCTTCCTGATGCCGATCGAAGACGTCTTCACCATCACCGGCCGCGGCACCGTTGTTACGGGCCGCGCCGAGCGTGGAACCCTCGCCATCAACTCCGAGGTCGAGATCGTCGGCATCCGCCCGGTCCAGAAGACCACGGTTACCGGTATCGAGATGTTCCACAAGCAGCTCGACGAAGCATGGGCCGGCGAGAACTGTGGCCTCCTGCTCCGCGGTCTGAAGCGCGACGATGTCGAGCGTGGCCAGGTTGTCGTCAAGCCGGGTTCCATCACCCCGCACACCGACTTCGAGGCTAACGTCTACATCCTCTCCAAGGACGAAGGCGGGCGTCACAACCCGTTCTACTCCAACTACCGCCCGCAGTTCTACTTCCGTACCACGGACGTAACCGGCGTTATCACCCTGCCCGAGGGCACGGAAATGGTTATGCCTGGCGACAACACTGAGATGACCGTTGCGCTCATCCAGCCCATCGCTATGGAAGAGGGCCTCGGCTTCGCAATCCGCGAAGGCGGCCGCACCGTTGGTTCAGGACGCGTTACCAAGATCAACAAGTAA
- the rplV gene encoding 50S ribosomal protein L22, with product MEAKAIARHIRVTPMKARRVVNLVRGLQANEALAILKFAPQAASEPVFKVVQSAISNARVLADRDGVAFDEGDLIISAAFVDEGPTMKRFQPRAQGRAFQIKKRTSHITVVVATPEKEEAR from the coding sequence ATGGAAGCCAAGGCAATTGCGCGCCACATCCGCGTAACGCCTATGAAGGCCCGGCGCGTCGTCAACCTTGTTCGTGGTTTGCAAGCGAATGAGGCTCTGGCAATTCTGAAGTTTGCCCCGCAGGCAGCTTCGGAGCCGGTATTCAAGGTAGTTCAGTCGGCAATCTCCAACGCCCGGGTCCTCGCGGACCGCGACGGCGTGGCGTTTGACGAAGGCGACCTCATCATCAGCGCAGCGTTTGTTGATGAAGGCCCGACCATGAAGCGGTTCCAGCCGCGTGCCCAGGGTCGTGCATTTCAGATCAAGAAGCGCACCAGCCACATCACCGTGGTAGTCGCTACCCCGGAGAAAGAGGAGGCTCGCTAA
- the rplW gene encoding 50S ribosomal protein L23 — MSAATIKDPRDVVLAPVVSEKSYGLIDEGKYTFLVDPRSNKTEIKLAVEKIFSVKVESINTINRAGKRKRTKFGWGTRKNTKRAIVTLKEGTIDIFGGPLA, encoded by the coding sequence GTGAGTGCAGCCACCATCAAGGATCCCCGCGACGTCGTGCTTGCACCCGTCGTGTCGGAAAAGAGCTACGGCCTGATCGACGAGGGCAAGTACACCTTCCTGGTGGACCCCCGTTCGAACAAGACCGAGATCAAGCTGGCCGTGGAGAAGATTTTCTCCGTCAAGGTCGAATCGATCAACACCATCAACCGTGCCGGTAAGCGCAAGCGCACCAAATTCGGATGGGGTACCCGCAAGAACACCAAGCGTGCGATTGTCACCCTCAAAGAAGGCACTATCGACATCTTCGGCGGTCCGCTCGCGTAG
- a CDS encoding GH1 family beta-glucosidase — MTLESTESVTELASRMPPSFTLGVAAAAFQIEGALSAGGRGPSGWDAFAEKPGSIMDGHSPAVACDHYNRLPEDIALLQELGVDSYRFSLSWPRIQPEGRGSFNAEGLDFYDRLIDQLLEAGISPMATLYHWDTPLPLEHRGGWMNRETAERFGEYAAAAGQRYGDRVAQWVTLNEPVSVTLNGYALGVHAPGHTLMFDALPSIHHQLLAHGLGAQALRAAGVKGDVGVTNLHSPIRAASQKPGDRLVARMYDLLMNRIYADPVLLGRYPSLPLYARPWLRSIGRISDADMRTIHQPLDFYGLNYYFPVKVALGRGVTPIPANTHKAVARLPFHEVGYPEYSSTGFGWPVAPDHLGVLLKELKDRYGEALPPVYITEGGASFPEPDQVSGPLQDEDRAHYISSHLRAALDATSPGGPASDVDLRGYYVWTLMDNFEWAAGYSQRFGLIHVDFETQERTPKQSFYWYQELSKARRALQG; from the coding sequence ATGACGCTGGAAAGCACCGAATCCGTGACGGAACTGGCCAGCCGCATGCCGCCGTCGTTCACTTTGGGGGTGGCCGCAGCCGCCTTCCAGATCGAAGGAGCGCTGAGCGCCGGAGGCCGGGGACCGTCCGGCTGGGACGCCTTCGCGGAGAAGCCCGGGAGCATTATGGACGGGCACTCCCCCGCCGTGGCCTGCGACCACTACAACCGCCTCCCGGAGGACATCGCCCTGCTGCAGGAGCTGGGCGTGGACTCCTACCGCTTCTCCTTGTCCTGGCCGAGGATTCAGCCGGAGGGCCGGGGAAGCTTCAACGCCGAGGGGCTGGATTTCTATGACCGGCTGATCGACCAGCTGCTGGAGGCCGGGATCTCCCCCATGGCCACGCTGTATCACTGGGACACTCCCCTGCCGCTGGAACACCGCGGCGGCTGGATGAACCGCGAAACAGCCGAACGGTTCGGTGAGTATGCCGCTGCGGCGGGGCAACGCTACGGGGACCGCGTGGCCCAGTGGGTCACGCTCAACGAACCGGTCTCGGTCACGCTGAACGGTTACGCCCTGGGCGTCCACGCCCCGGGCCATACGCTCATGTTTGACGCCCTGCCGTCCATCCACCACCAGCTTCTTGCGCATGGACTCGGGGCGCAGGCGCTGCGCGCTGCCGGCGTCAAGGGGGATGTGGGTGTCACCAACCTGCACTCGCCGATCCGTGCAGCCTCGCAGAAGCCCGGGGACAGGCTGGTGGCACGGATGTACGACCTGCTGATGAACAGGATCTACGCCGATCCCGTCCTGCTGGGCCGCTATCCCAGCCTGCCGCTGTATGCCAGGCCGTGGCTTCGGTCCATTGGCCGGATCTCCGATGCAGACATGCGCACCATCCACCAGCCGCTGGATTTCTACGGCCTCAATTACTACTTTCCGGTGAAGGTGGCTCTGGGCCGCGGCGTGACCCCTATTCCGGCCAATACGCACAAGGCCGTGGCCCGGCTCCCCTTCCACGAAGTGGGGTATCCCGAGTACAGCAGCACCGGGTTCGGGTGGCCAGTGGCCCCTGACCACCTGGGCGTCCTGCTGAAAGAGCTGAAGGACCGGTACGGGGAAGCGCTGCCGCCGGTGTACATCACAGAAGGCGGAGCGAGTTTCCCCGAACCTGACCAGGTGTCCGGCCCCCTTCAGGATGAGGACCGGGCGCACTACATCTCATCGCACCTGCGGGCTGCGCTGGATGCGACTTCTCCCGGCGGCCCCGCGTCAGACGTGGACCTACGGGGCTACTACGTGTGGACCCTGATGGACAATTTCGAATGGGCCGCAGGGTACTCCCAACGATTCGGGTTAATTCACGTCGACTTTGAGACGCAGGAGAGAACCCCGAAACAGTCGTTCTACTGGTACCAGGAGTTGAGCAAGGCCCGGCGGGCCCTTCAGGGTTAG
- the rplC gene encoding 50S ribosomal protein L3, whose protein sequence is MTATRNVKGLLGTKLGMTQVWDENNKLIPVTVVQADSNVITQLRNAEADGYVAVQIGYGQIDPRKVTKPLAGHFEKAGVTPRRHVVELRTADAAEYELGQELSVEVFEAGQKIDVIGTTKGKGFAGVMKRHGFHGVGASHGAHKNHRKPGSIGGASTPSRVFKGMKMAGRMGAVRHTTLNLTVHAVDVEKSLLLIKGAVPGARGQVVLVRTAVKGA, encoded by the coding sequence ATGACCGCAACCCGTAACGTAAAGGGCCTGCTGGGCACGAAGCTCGGCATGACCCAGGTCTGGGACGAGAACAACAAGCTCATCCCCGTCACTGTGGTCCAGGCAGATTCGAACGTCATCACCCAGCTGCGCAACGCAGAAGCTGATGGCTACGTAGCCGTTCAGATCGGCTACGGCCAGATCGATCCCCGCAAGGTCACCAAGCCGCTGGCTGGTCACTTTGAGAAGGCAGGCGTCACGCCTCGCCGCCACGTCGTCGAACTTCGTACCGCAGATGCTGCCGAGTACGAGCTGGGCCAGGAGCTCTCCGTAGAGGTCTTCGAAGCGGGCCAGAAGATCGACGTCATCGGCACCACCAAGGGTAAGGGCTTCGCCGGTGTTATGAAGCGTCACGGCTTCCACGGCGTTGGAGCTTCCCACGGTGCCCACAAGAACCACCGTAAGCCCGGTTCAATCGGTGGCGCATCCACCCCGAGCCGCGTCTTCAAGGGCATGAAAATGGCCGGCCGCATGGGCGCCGTTCGTCACACCACGCTGAACCTCACGGTTCACGCGGTTGACGTCGAGAAGTCGCTGCTCCTTATCAAGGGTGCCGTTCCCGGCGCCCGCGGCCAGGTCGTCCTCGTACGCACCGCCGTGAAGGGAGCCTAG